Below is a window of Fibrobacter sp. UWB11 DNA.
CCTTAGCATACTGGTAGCCGTGCTTGATGATTTCGACCGGATTGCCCTGGCCTTCGTCATAAACCGGAACGCCGATGGACTTGCCGAGCACCTGCAACTGCTTGATAGCGGCCGGACGGTAAACGTCAGCGGCAACGAGGAGCGGCTTCCTCTTCTTCTTGCTGCGCATCCAGAGTGCGATCTTGCCTGCGAAAGTTGTCTTACCCGAACCCTGCAGACCAACCATCATGATGCCCACGGGAGAAGGTGCGGAGAGGTTGATTTCCTTAGTTTCGCCACCCATGACGGCCACAAGCTCGTCGTGGATAATCTTCACAATCTGCTGACCCGGGGTCACGGAATTGAGCACTTCGGCGCCCATGGACTTTTCCTTGACAGACTTGACAAAGTCGCGGGTCACGTTGAAGTTCACGTCGGCAGCGAGGAACGCACGACGCACCTCACGCAGCGATTCCGCCACATTTTCTTCGGTAAGTTTGCCCTGCCCACGCAGGTTCTTGAGAGTATTTTCTAGAGAATCAGTCAGCTGTGAAAACATAGTGGGTCAAATTTAGTAAAGTCGGAAGTAGGAAGTAGGCGGTAGGAAGAAAATGTGAGTGAAAAAGCTTGTAACTGAGTCATTCTGAGCGGAGCCAGTAAGGCGAAGTCGAAGAATCTATAAAACTTAGGAATGTTGGTGAAAATGCTTGTAATGACGTCATCCTGAATGTGAAGCGTGAAGGATCCAGTAAATTTTATATGGGGAGGGAGAAGCCTCTCCCTCGCTTCAGCCCCGGCTTTCAAGTGCGAATGCTGTATGTCATGCCCGTCTCCGAACGGGCACCTCCATTTTTTTGCAAAAAATGAATCTGCGCTGGGGCTTCCGCTACCCTCTCTAGCGGGCTTCAGACGCCAGCCCGCAATGCCTGGCTTACGCCGCCTTCGATAGTTCCTTTAGAAACGTTTGATCCGATCTTATCCTTTCATGCGTCGGTAGTTGTCGCATTGCGGTCGTATATTTTCCTATAGAATTTAATGGAGACAACCATTTTTGCAAACTATAGGAAAAATGAGAAGTAAACATTTTAAAGAACGTGCCTTTGAGCAGGTGGAGTACAATTACTGGAAAAAACTGGTGGGCGAGATTCTTGTTCCCGGAGAGCCAGGGAGTTACCCTTCCGAAGGGGAAATCCTTAGCGCCTATAATGAGATGTCGGCTCGGCATCCGGAATGCAAGTGCAAAATATTGAAAGCGAAAAATCTAGGCCAACCTAAGCCGAGTTCGGAATGTTTGTTTCAAAGGGGGGATAAAATCAGTGGAATCTGGATAATTCGGCAGATGGGGTCTACAGATGACGTGCTTGAATTTTTTATGAGTTCTGCACAACTTTATGTGAGTCTTAAGCATAAGGGCTTACCATCGATTTTTGTGCGGTCTGCGACCTGTAACCTGCAGCAGACTATGAAAAATTTTGAGGACTTTATCGACAACTACTTACTTCATCTTGTGGGCCTTGAACAGGAGAAAATAGAATTTGAAAAGATGCTCAAAATCGAAAAAATGGCAAAATTAAGCATAAGAACGGGCGTTTCTCAGGTCTTGTCCTCATTGAGTTACGAATGGAATTTGGAGGACAAGGGGGAATGTTTTGCTCTACGGATTGGACTTGGAAAGAAAAAACTTGTTGAAATGTCGCTAAACGATAAAAATTTCACTAAGAGAATCCCTGCTATACCCGAAATGCTAAAAAACATTGAAGGACTGCTAAAAATAATGCCGTTTCCGGTGGACATTTCAATGACAAAGGAACTCTTAAAACTATAGAGGTATGTATGTCGGTAAGGATCAATGCGCGGGAATTGGAAAGTTTGTTGGCTGCGACTCCCGCATCGCAGAACATTATGCTCACGGGCAAACACGGAATCGGCAAGTCGCAGATTCTGGAGAAGTTCTTTACAGCCCGCGGCGAGCGTGTGGTGATTCTGTTCTTGGGGCAGATGAGTGATCCGGGTGACTTGATTGGGCTTCCGCGGCTTGACGAGACAACCGGAAAGACTCTGTTTATGCCGCCTTACTGGTTTCCGACCGATGGCAAGCCAGTGGTGCTGTTTTTGGATGAACTGAACCGCGCCCGCCCTGAGGTGTTGCAGACAATCATGGACTTGACGCTGAATCGTACACTTGCGGGCCGAAAGTTACCCGAAGGTTCTCGTGTGATTAGTGCGGTGAACGATGGTGAGGAATACCAGTTGACCGATTTGGATCCGGCGCTCGTGAGCCGTTTTAATATCTACGAATTCAAGCCCACTACGCAGGAATGGTTGCTGTGGGCGGCGAAGGCGGGGCTCGATTCTCGCGTAATAGACTTTATTTCGGAAAATCCAGAAATGCTCGATGGGGCCGCCTTTACTCGCGAAGATCAAGGACTTGAAAAATCACCTGACCGCCGCGGATGGGAACGAGTATCGAATGTGCTGCAGACGAACGAGGTGACGCCGCTTTTAAAGATTGTAATTGCGGGTATTGTCGGCATGCCTGCAGCAACCAAGTTCTTTGCGACAATCAACCAAAAACGTTTGCCTAGCGCAAAGGAAATTTTGCTCGGCGATTTCGCAAAGTTGCAAACAGCGCTCAAGAAATGCTCAACGCCGGAACTTGCCTCAGTGAACGAATCGATTCTTCGCTTTATCGAGACGAAGAGTTATGATGAGAAGGATGATGCGAAGGTATCGAAGAACGTTGCTGCATATTTTGAATTCCTTTCGGGTGAAAATTTTCGCGAGGCGCAGGCTCATTTTGCGAACCTGTATTCTTCTTCGCTGTACCCGTCGACGATGACATTTGTGATTATGCAGTGCCCGGATTTGTATAAGAAGATTACGGCATTTGTTAAGTCAATTTAAGACTGTCATCTTGGAGCGTAGCGATAGGATTCAGTTAAGATGAGTATAGAAGGACTGGGGTGAATGTTTTAAATATGGATTGTATAGATAGAATAAAGAAAATTGGTGAAAGGTGGTTCCTGACGGAGCCTCTGTTGTTTGCTGTATATTGCAGTCACGAGTTTTGTGAGAATGATTCGCTTGATGTGGCGATGCGAACCGGAAACAGAAAGGTCGAATTTTCTCCGAAGGTTTTGCTAAATGTGTCTGATATTGTGTTGGCGGAATTCCTAAAAGTCGAAATATTCCGCATTCTGCTCAAACACCCGTATCAGCGACAACCTCCGTTTGCCGAAAAATCGTTGCTTACGTGGGCGAGCAATATCACAATTGCCGATGTGTATGATTTACCGCAATCTGTCAAAAAACAGATGAGTGGCACGGAATTGAAATTGCCCCAAGGGTTGTGTTTCGAGGAATACTATAACCTGCTCAAACAAGTGGCAATGCCGGCGGGCGGGGTGGGGGACAAGTCGGACGATATGCCGGTTGGCGAATCGCAACAAATGGGTGGAGAATCAGGGCTGGGAGGCAGCGGTTCTAAAAGTAATGTTGGTGGCCCTCGCAATACACAAGAAAATGTCGATGCTCAAGAAAAACGGGATACGCAAATTTCGGAGCTTTGGGATGAAGATGAAGAAGCCTGTTGCGACATAAATGGATATATCGAAGTTGCCGAAGCGAGCAACAACTGGGGCTCTATTTCGGGCAAACTGCAAGGCATCATCAAGGCGAGCCTGAAAGTAGACATGGACTATCGCAAAATGTTGAGCCTGTTCAAAACCTCGATCATTTCGAGTAAGCGTCGCCTTACGCGTATGCGCCCGAATCGCCGTTTCGGTTTTGATGCCATGGGTAGTCGCTACGAACTTTCGACAAACTTGCTGATTGCAGTTGATGTTAGCGGCTCTGTAACCGACAAAAGTCTATCCTTTT
It encodes the following:
- a CDS encoding AAA family ATPase, with translation MSVRINARELESLLAATPASQNIMLTGKHGIGKSQILEKFFTARGERVVILFLGQMSDPGDLIGLPRLDETTGKTLFMPPYWFPTDGKPVVLFLDELNRARPEVLQTIMDLTLNRTLAGRKLPEGSRVISAVNDGEEYQLTDLDPALVSRFNIYEFKPTTQEWLLWAAKAGLDSRVIDFISENPEMLDGAAFTREDQGLEKSPDRRGWERVSNVLQTNEVTPLLKIVIAGIVGMPAATKFFATINQKRLPSAKEILLGDFAKLQTALKKCSTPELASVNESILRFIETKSYDEKDDAKVSKNVAAYFEFLSGENFREAQAHFANLYSSSLYPSTMTFVIMQCPDLYKKITAFVKSI
- a CDS encoding VWA-like domain-containing protein, whose protein sequence is MDCIDRIKKIGERWFLTEPLLFAVYCSHEFCENDSLDVAMRTGNRKVEFSPKVLLNVSDIVLAEFLKVEIFRILLKHPYQRQPPFAEKSLLTWASNITIADVYDLPQSVKKQMSGTELKLPQGLCFEEYYNLLKQVAMPAGGVGDKSDDMPVGESQQMGGESGLGGSGSKSNVGGPRNTQENVDAQEKRDTQISELWDEDEEACCDINGYIEVAEASNNWGSISGKLQGIIKASLKVDMDYRKMLSLFKTSIISSKRRLTRMRPNRRFGFDAMGSRYELSTNLLIAVDVSGSVTDKSLSFFFSVINRLFKYGVEKLDVLQFDAKIQGEPEPLKNARKTVKIMGRGGTNFQPAADYFCTHPEYDGLIYFTDGFAPVPKFNTKRPIDVLWVLCGKSAYDQNAERIKKLKRNRVTYIPKRE